GACAGCAGCCAGCTAAGACAGACACTGTGAGTTATAAAGACTTGGTTGTAATTTCATGCCTGTTCTGGTTTGATAGTTTGAGTCATGTGATAAAGACAATAAACTCTTTTTCAGTTGTTaggttttatgtatcaggacaTATAAAAGATAGCCTGTTTACCAGAtattaaaatgaggtaaatacaacctcTGATGGGCAATGATACATGAAATATTTGGCAGTTAGCTGGTTGTAGAGTGAGTTAACACAATtacaaggaggaaagacatcagtaaCGATGAAGCAATTGCTGCTCATCAATGTGGGAAAGGTTAAGATGCCATTTCCAAGATATATTATTTGCAAATGGAGAACATTCAAGATGCTTGGCAGTCTTACCTGGAGAGGATGTCCCAGCAATTTTGCTCCAAGGTCAGACTGCTCAATGATTAGCAAAAATTCAAAACACCCCAAAAACTGCATCTCAGATTCTGGAGGGAAAAAACTGAACTTAAAAATTGAAACAGGCCTTTCTACAAGAACACGACAagcacagcttaggtttgcaaagttgcacctaaacaaaccacaagacaGATGAGACCAAGGCCTGCTGGTTGTGCCTCGTATGAGGCGACAGAGACTTCTCTGCATTTGTTTCAGGATTCTCTCCCCTTTAGTTTGAGGTCTGCAGACTCCTTGGAGCATTTAAAACAGcaactaaaaacacatctttttacaaCTGCTTTTACCTATTTTGTCATACTGTTTATTATTTGTAGGTTTGtcttctgtacagcactttgtgatctttatcttgaaaggtgctatataaataaagttttaactaTGTACATATGTACTAAAATGGACAGCACCACGtggagtaaaaaacaaacacaacatgtcAGCATTCCTTCACCATCTGAGAAACTGAAAGCATAATGCAGAGAATGACTCTTTATGttaatgctgtttttacacACACTGCTTCTACATTTTGGCttaatttttgtttggtttggcttagttttatataaataataaaatctctTACGTTCTTGTTCGTATCAAGTTTTATTGACTTCATTTTAAAACCCACTAAGtacatgattttttatttttatatgtccTGGCatgtttgaattgaattgaaatagggtatactcttttttttttcatattgtgGCTGACTCTTCTCGGCTCTCTGCTCAATAATGTCACGCCAATAAGTGTTTATTCTAAGAGAATGAAGCATTTTTATATGGTCAACAGGCAACAGAAACAGCAGGAAGGCAACCATTTGGCGAAGGTCACTGACAAGCTGATGAAGGCGTTCAGTGCTCTTCCGTGTGGCCCTGATCAGGTACCAAGCTCTTTAATTCTTCCTCAGCTGCAGCGTTATCCCCATTAGATACCACACCAAAGTCTCCATCTGAATTCTCTGATCATATTTCtttctgcatttgttttagCGGCAAAGGAAGCTACAGAAAGAGCGTCTGCTGAATGACTTCTCCGCTGCACTGAACACCTTCCAGAGGACACAACGGCAGGCAGCTCAAAAAGAGAGGGAGTTTGTAGCCAGGGTACGAGCCAGCTCCAGAGTGTCGGTGAGTAACTGCACCTACAACCTCACGGTGAAATAGTTACCCGTAAAGCTACGAGATCAGCAGAGCAGCAGTTACGCAACAATGAGATGCCAGTAAGGAAGCTATTATGATGTAGGATTGTATTTCCTCAAGTCATCACATTGATTTAGACAGAAGAACAAGTTAACTTTTATCTAGTTGTTCATAGAATTACATTTGAATTAGATTCACTTAAAGTAGTGTACTGTTACAAATGGGGCTAGTAGCAGCATTTTAGCTGCCTAAAAAGATCTATATCAGTTCACATGCATGTTATATTTAGCGTGTTTTCCTCTCTTGACTTTACCACGAAACAGCCCTTTCAAATGGGGAACTGAAGCTGTTATATTCATCTGAGACTTTATCAAAGCCTGCAGACAAGAGCAGGGTTTTTAACTTGTGGAACCCATGTGTAAAACTACATCGAGTTTTATTTGTATGACTTTATGGCGCAAGTATGCTAGATACTTTTCAAAGCAGCAAAATGAAATGAAGGAATCAAAATGTTTCATGCACTTTGCTAATTCAGTGCAGTGGGAACAAATATGTAACATAAGCAAATGCAGGATTATGAACAGTTCAACAAAGCGAGGATTAAGGTTTGCTGATCTTCTCCTCTCAGTAACAGTTTCTAATGAACTAATCAGTTCAATTAAAAGTAACTTAGCACCTGTATGTTTAGTTACAGacatgcaaaaataaagcagcatTTAATTCACCATTTCTCAcagcaaaattaaattttatattttataatttactGTCTAATGTTCTTCTGCTCCAggactgtgcaaaagtcttaaaGTCTTCatatctttatattttgcttcagatactttttttttttttttatcttttaacgCCCTGTTGAGCAATAGTTCTCCAAGCTTTCTGAAAGTCTGTCAAAATTGCTAAAGGTGCcaaaatattgactttcaagcTCATTAGATGTGTACACATTCTGTTTTTGCCTTTATAAACGGTCTTTCCATTGCATTTTACTTTCACAAATTACCTTCATATATTTCCTCACTTTGTTTACAAGTTCTCTCTTTGGACtgcctgtttttttctgcctctgcaTCGTCATCCTCAGCTTCTATCTCCAAACACACCCACCATCTCTTTTCTGCAAAACCAACCCAGTCTCTCCTACCTGACCTGAACCTCTCAGCCTGAGCTGTCCTTTGGATAAACTCATTAGCATTCATGCTATCTCAGTTAGCAGAGGCTATACTTCAAACAAATGATGATCAACATTCGACTTTCAGTGCAgcagcaaatgttttttttaaaaaaaaactgaatctaTTCAAAAGGACAGAGTGCAAGCAGAGCTGATAAAGAAGTGCAAACTCATTCAAAACTATCTTAATCACTCTTAGTGTTACGTCGATCATCACCCTGCCTGCTCTCGTTTTCTCTTCTTTACCCACTTCTGCACTTTCCCTCTTCATTATTTTGCTGTTCATCCTTTCTGCACTTGTACTTCATGTTGCTCCTTCATTCCTCTTCCCTTTCGAACATAACCTTCACCTATTTTTTCCCTCGTCAGCCTCCATCCTACTCTGACTCCAGATTACATAATCGTCTGTGCAAAACCAAAGTCATTGTGGTTGTTACAACGATTTATTATAAAttactgttattaaaaataatcatgaGTAAAAGGCTGATATTGTGTTAATAATGTACATTATAATATCAGAATTTGATCGTAGCAGATTGGAGTTGATgtacaatttttaatttattttaagtgaCCAAAAAATTGATTGAATTAGACTGATAGCAATATTTTCGAAGTTTCTTTGTAACTGATATCACAATCATATCTTTATTGTGACTTTTTTGGCCATAGTATGAAAATCTGATATCATAATATcccttatttaaaatgtttactcTATAAAACAAGATACAAGACTTTCTTTAACCTGCAATAACTTCTTTCACTTCCCCAAACTCCAAGTTTTTGAGTCATACATGCAGCTCTTTGAACTTTGTTCTGCCATTGTTTGGATAGAAAATCTACTGAAAAAgtacctttttaaaatttttactgtaaaatgtagaaaaaaatacacGTGGGCCTTCTCACATATTTAACAGTGTATTCCAGTTCCATTGTTAGATCTGTATGTACGTGGATCTCTCACATTACTGTTTCAGATGCAGATTCCTGCTTTGGCAACTCTGTTTCCTCTCTGCTTATCTCACCACACAGAAAGTATCTGTACCTACTGTGTTCTTTCTAATAAGCAGGAATGTAACTTACTGCTTTAAATGGCTTCAAAAGGAACATTTCATATTGTACTTGTTCTCTATAACTGGGCTTACATTTTGACTTAGCCCCTTCGCTGACACAAAATTATGTTATTATAACATTTGCTGAATAATTACTGCATCTAAATGGGAGAAAATTACACTTTCTGTGGTAAATCTAACAAAATGACACATATATTTTCATGTCTTCTGCAGGGAGGCCAGCCTGAAGACAACTTTGGAAATGTACCTCAAAAGTAAGTCTGCTGTTTGTGATCATTATCTTCCCATCTAGTCTCATAATAGCTGCTgcttttaagtgtatttttgcTGCATGTGTTCATGCAGTTATTCCCAGGTGCAGGCTCAAACTGAAGCCATCACAGAAGAAGACCTGAGGCAGATCCATGAGAGGGAGTCATCTATATTACAGCTGGAGGTATAAATCAGACTGAAATGCTCTGATCTTGAACTTTCACGTTACTTATCAGCATTTTGTATCGATATTTCAGTCAGAAACATCAGTGACACTTTCTACACCTTTATCTGAATCTTTTTATGTTCTTGGATTTAGTCTGACATCACAGACATTAATGACATCTTCAAAGACCTGGGCATGATGGTCCATGAGCAGGGGGACATGATAGGTGAGCATCAGTCGTCTACACACAAAGCATGtcatctttgtgtgttttagtctTCTTCTACAGCTTTGGTACCAGTAAGTCTCAACACACAAGTTCATTAGGGAGAAAAATGCACATTCCTGGCAACAAGAAGCGCTACCATGGTTGTTGTCCATGTTAGTGTAacttaaaagaaatattattaaataaataaaattacactgaCCTTTTCACTTAGTATCTAATTAGATGCTAATGAGTGCTATATCAATACCATTGCCACCTCTATTTGACAAGTTTACACAGCACGGCCGCATACAGCCACCTCCCTTTCAGCATACGTaacactgtttttattgtttgaagaGCTTCTGACCACTTAGTTGcattttgttaatatttatgAAAGCAGGAGCAACAGTTTTTCACAACGTCTTTTACCAGTGTGAGTTAAATTTTGCCccatgaataaaacaaaaaaaacaaacaaaaaaaaaaaagaccggCGAGCTTGTGCTAGCCTGTTATATACTTAAAACTGAGCAAGTTTTAGtctgctgttgtcatggcagTAAACAGCTTCACCCTACTGTTTAAAGGTTAGTTTTAGACCTTCCTGAAAGCTATCTTGATTTTAATGAGCAGCTATTAAAATTTTACAGAGGCGCCATTAATGTTTCCACCCATCAAGAGGTACATTACAGTATTTCATGTAATGTAATAAACCAGGATGACAGGAATAGTGGTAATAAGACGTAGTTGTAGTTGGTCTGTAAGTGCAGCTTAAGATCTGCCTCATCTACAGTGATCCTGACCAGGTTTTTAGCTCTGATTGGGTCTTTACTTGTTCAGGACTCTGATCGTTGAGCTGTAATctaatttttaaagtaatttgtgTATTTCTTGTGTGCTTTGCAGACAGTATAGAAGCCAATGTGGAGAATGCAGACGGTAATGTCCAGAGTGCCACGCAGCAGCTGGCACGAGCTGCAGACTACCAGGTAAGGTGTGTTATAACTGGGAAGATGGACACAACTGAgaggccttttttttctttaagcacTTTGACATTACTGCAATAtataaagtgctatacaaataaaatgtattattattatcaaaagTGTAAATGTTAGAGAAGGTGGTTTAGCAGAATAGGATAGCAGTTTAATAAAGCCTGGTCCTTGGAGGGCATCTCTTTAAAAGCAGAATGTGTGGATGACTCTCCCTACACACAGACTTGATGTAAATAAGCCATTAGTCAGCTCGCTTTCATAAATTAgggtgaaaataaaagaaaactcttCTACGTAGTGTGAACTTATTCATGCTGCAACTGTGACTTCAAAACATCACCTAGTTTAAGTAAAACATTTCCTCAATCCATTTGATGTCAGGGGGGGATCTTATATTTATCTTTTGCTACTCTTTTAAACACTTTGTCCTTTTTGTCTCCATCTTTAGAGGAGCTCCCGGAAGAAGATGTGTATTCTTATGATCATAttggctgtagctgctgttgTAGTAGGACTTATCATCTGGGGTGCAACCAAAAATTAagtccttcctcctcttctcttctgTTCCTGTTTCAACATCAGCTTgcaaaaagcattaaaacacGATCCTTGTACTTTCCTTTGACTGCTCTTATGGAGATATCATTGAGGTTGTCtgtctttgatttgattttttttaagatgaagTAGTCCTCACTGATGGAATTGAACATTCCTTTACTGTGAAGCAAAGCAAGCGCTGTTAGCTTAATTGATGCAATTGGATTTAACTGAAttattatgtctttatttttaagagCCAATATTTATTGCTGCACCTGTTTGCCAAATTAAAGAGTAAACACAAGTGGGGCGATGCTGTGTCAGCTTGCACCATTAAGCAAAGTCCAGAGTCTCTCCATTGGTCCAGAAATATACAGCACAGataatgttttcatctgtgctgTGAGGCAGCAAGTAAGTGGAGAAAGGTGCTTCTGCTGCTTCCTATTATCAGATTTGATATGGAAAACAACAAGTTTAGACAAGTGCATTATGTAAATTGAGTACAAACTAACAAAAGCCGACTCTGGTCCATGGTACAATGTCACCAGACCACAGTTGTCTTACTAGAGTGCAGCTCTCCAAAACAACCTTTTTAgcctttatcttttgttttttaagtaatCATTAATTACCATAATCACTAACtagaattttaaatttatatttaaatcgATGTAAGAAAATGATCTGACACCCTTCTCTTCAGTCCTGTGATTAGCACTCCAAGTTACACTCCATGGTAGGTGGTGAATTTCTTCCaacttaaaagtttttattaatatcttGTCACACAAAAATTGTAAGTCCAAGATGCTCAGCAGTGAGTGGAGGTGAGGGTCAGCTGATTCTTGGAACTgttgtgtgttttaaggtgttctttcatcacattttcattctgttttctgGTTCAGAACTTATTACAGGTTCTCACTCGTGTTAAGACGTCTGATCAGTAGAATTAGGTGAGCATTTTGTGTGATGATTTGTGAGAGgggatttttgtcatttttgttgaTGATTTAAGAACTGAAACCAAAGCCAACCAGTACAAATTAGTCATTTATGTACAAAGTATCATAAGTTAAGGTAAACACTAAAACTATTTGGCCTTAATGTAAAATTTTGATCTCATGTTTTCAATATTGAAATTATTTGTCTCAGTTTTGTTGAATAAATTACTGCACAGAAAGTGAGAAGAGTGCttctttaattaataaaaaaaataatatatttttttatggaaCTAAAGATTTAGTGCCGTAAGTATATTGTCGCTCTGCCAATGTCTAAAATcgactgtttttcatttatttattttgttcaggTAGCGCGGTGCAAGTCTTTATCCTTGCATACATCCATCTGTAAATCAAACCACGTCTGTTTTACCCCAGCCTGAACCAACAGTGGCTGACAGCCAAGTCAAAAAAGATGAGGCTCGAATCTCATTCTCTTGCCTAAAATTCTGCAGAAGGCCACTGGCCACTCCTCCTTTACCTCCTACTTGTGTTTGAACATAGTATGTTTGAacattgaatgtttttattgacatatttgtcacatacggtttctgagacattttgcttcaatttatggtataaactttgctcgaaatcctgttgaacacaatctgatactcatGTTCTggcccctaatagatacccagaagcagaaaaccacataatatttttaatatatcacatggcaATAAATGgtagtgttaatttttttgttacattttgttaatggGCCAAATAAagaattcatatttaaaaaattggacatttcttaccatttttttcatgggttgggccttaacgggttaaaaTATGAGTGAAAATTTACATGTGTTACATAATGCAACAGAgacatattttaatttcaaaaAGCAAGTGTAGGCTTATAACTTAAAGTaataattttacaatttttaggtcattttattttattgtctgtaTATCAATGTCTTCTGGTTCTGTATTGCACAATTACATTAGTTATTGTAAAGATTATATTTAGACAGGTGATGGGTTGCTAGGCAACAATCTGTGGCCATTCATTATTTTTTGACAGTAAAAGCTTCTTCCCACGTTGTCCAAGCAAAGTGTGGTGTCTCTTTTTAATTCTTCCTCTCCTTTCATCTGTTCTCTTAGAGGGTCACCACAACAAATCTTCTGCCTCCATCTAACCTTATCCTCTGCATCCTTTTCTCTTACCCCGAAAAGCTCCATATTCTCTTTCACTACATCCAGAAATCTCCTCATTGGTCTCCCTCTAGGCTGGTATCCCCGGCCTTTGCATCCCTCTACTAATAAATTCACTCAATCCTCTGTTTGATTCTGATTGTGGATTCAGGAACCTACAGTTTCATAGTTGCTTGCactcttttttttgtaactttgATTAGGTTGAATTCTGCCAGCAGGTACATTGCCTTTCACCTGGAAACTGCAGAGATAGACGCCAGCCTACCCacaaccctgcattggaataaatGGATATATAAATTATAGTTTTGTTTGGTTAAAAAGCAATGAAAACAAGGCAGAAAGTCAGCCTTTCAAGTCTTTGAACTTATATATGTACAGTGTTCCCTTTTCAAGCTGTGTACATACAATTGATGCATAACTGAACAACCTGTGTACTCTTTGATCAGTTGGACTCTGCTGGATAAGAGGAACTCTGTGATCTAAACCCTGTGATGCCTGTCCACATGAAGTCACAAGCCTCCAGTTCAGTGACATATTGCTGAGACCGTGGCCCAAAGGTTCTGATTTGTTTCAGGCTAGACTCCTTGTAAcctatgacaaaaaaaaaaactgaaatgcaaGCGTGCCATTTCTGAATATTACTGTTATAAACATGCTgtttaaaagaaagttaaagGTTTCTTTGCCCAcatctggaaaaaagaaaaaaaaaaacatttcttatgaCCATTATAACGTTAGTATTAAGACAATATTTTGCTTAGTATTGATAATATGATGTAACGAAAACAATGTGCCAACATCTGATTCCTGAGATGATGAAGGCACAAAGAGTAACATGTTTGGGATTTTTGAAATTTAACTGAAGCAGGTTTTCCTGACTTAGTGACTCCATTTCACTTCAACTCCAAAAGATTAGTCAAATATGctaatttcacaaatattttaatgcatatCATTCAAAAGCCTCAATCTGAAATGAGAGAAACTTTCAGTAGCAAAGCTACTCAGTTTACTGGACTCAGTTTATTCTTACCCGTTTATTATAGGTGACTGATCTTTCCCTGTATTCAGGTTTGCATTCAGCAAATATTATCATTTGGACAATCCAGACAAGGACTAATATTGATCCGTCTGGACTTTGTTGTACAGTATGGCTGCCAGAACTCTCATGCATGTAtgtttaaaagacagaaaacttcaTCTACTTGTGGAGCAAGAGCATGTTCCTCATTTTGTTAACATCATTAACTCAGCACTTTCCACTTACTTGCTTagtaaatgtatcattaatcaGTGGGGCCAagccaaacattttaaaaaaagtaaaatgcagTATAAGAAAGATAATTTATGAATGTACACGCAGAAGAGCATAAAGTTGAGATCTTTGTTGTGCAAGTCAGAGATGTTTAGTGGAATGATTTTTTAAGTTAAGAGTTCAAAATCAAGCTGTACATTTTGTCCTCTCTTTGTTTATTGTATagactgaaagaaaaatgattCATGAGAGGGTAAGGTCAGGGAGCAGACTGGAGTTAGCTCGTATGTGTCAGTACAGGCACTGTTGGAGTTGGACTGTGATGTGGAAGTAACAGACTGCTGTGACGCAGAAGGCGAAAAGTTTCCTTGGCAGAATGAGAGATGATGCGAATTTGGATCCAGTGCTGTAAATACTTCAGTCTGGCACAGGATGGGTTGAACTGGGCATCAGTAAGACAGGGAATATTTTGGGCTGGTTAAACACACAGAGAGGTTGCAGGTTGTTGCAAAGAGCTGAGCAGGATTTTCCTTCCCAACCAAAATGTCACAGCTgtggaagatgaggaagatttGAATGGGGTGCAAACTAAGCTACCATAAGGGGAGCAGCAGTGTGTCATTGACTGACATTAGGAGTTACTGTAGTGCTAATCATATTttcatcaatgttttttttactgcttcATTTAGTGAAAAGGCTAAACATCAAAGCACAGCAATAGAAGCTGAATGTTAAAAAGGTGAAGAAAAATCACGAATAATTACAAATCTAAAGAGATGGTATGTGGGAGTGTTAGTATATTAAATAGCATGTTCACAGATTTAGCTAAAAATGGCGCGCTGCACGgcagctgctgcctcagtctgcctgatcctgtctactcttggacgggtttgtactggaaaaaaatttattgcacctgttgcaatgacaataaagtttctttcattcattcataaagtCTGAAGAAATCTGGTGTgataatctaaaaaaatatctgaataaaTGGTGAGCTCACTGATGTCAGGTTTATAGgtgtgtcatttaaaaaaatgactgagaAAATACAACTTCATCAATGATCTAAAGAAGTTCTTCAACTAACATCATTTTTAGAAGTGATACTATTAAAGTTTGCCTCTTTTTTCCAGATTATGTTAGTGAGGGAAAACTTAAATATTTGATTGTTTACAATAACACTATTTAATGTTGTATGTGCAGgcagttttaaaagttttttcaccatgaaaatgtatttctgaTTGCCCTCACATGGATTAAATATGACTGAATTTCTACCAAACCATCAACTTGCAGCTAATCACCTTAAACACTTTAAAGACCAGCAAGTTgtaattttaaagttatttagcCACGCTTAATAATGCCCCTTTTCAGTGCAGTATAGGAGGAGGACAAACAGAAAGGGTCACTTACAGATTGATGTATACAAATAGCtaccaccagagggcagtgttACACTGCCTACCAGatcatgtttttctgtcagGCCATATCAGTGtataaaaaacagtttgaagACATCTACTTACAAATTCTACACAGTAGAGCTTCAGTGCCTGTTTTCACTTTGCAGCACATGCGCACAACATCTCTTTGATTAAATAATGCACATTTTATTCTTGCATATAGGAATAGCAAGTTTCTCCAAGATGCATCTCAGCTTTAGCTCAGTAATTCTggattttttagtttttatttatttatttatttttccaggtaTGATATCACAATCCTCCTGGCTTCTTTCAAGAGACAGTAGCTATTACTAAATTAGAGGTGCCCTTGAATGAAACAGTGAATCCCTGTTTGCTTGGAGTGTAGATCAACCGATAATGATTATCTGGTGCTGCAGTAACGGGAGTACATTATTTTTTCAGCTGAAACTGTGGAAGGGGCCTCGTCCTCATCATAACTGAACCTTGTTTTCAACCATCCTCTCCTGTGTATATCTCCTAATTGTCTGTTATTCCTCCTTCTCGTTCCTGTCATTCTCTTTATTACAGCATGTATCTGCAGTGCATAATACACGGCTGCAGATGTCCTCACTATTTAATGCTATTTTAAGCATACAAACTAAAATTGTTACTAAACCTTCTGTTTTTAAGGATTACAAGACATTGTTGGTTTATTTAAAGATATTACTGGCATATTTCTTTTATGCCTAATGTGTTGTCAAACTGACTCAGTGATGCTGGCATTGACATCCTGTTTCTTATGGGTAAagcacaacaacagaaaaatgatgGTAATTTGTCTAAATTTGTCAAGTGaagtcaagttttttttttattgtcaattctTGGCTTTCAAGAAGCTAAACTAGCTCAGCTAACCGAGGCttagtaaataaatagataaataaagcaAAGTGATAGAAGTCACATAGAGATGATTACAGTGACCTGCTTTAGTAGTGCCACTTTAAAGAATTTCACGGAGCCTCAAAGTTACCATGGCTATACCAACACAAGAAACCTATTTTAAGTGATTCAAGCTAAATCAAGTCTGAAAATCAGATCAGTGAAGACACTGTCAAAagttatattaataaaaatgtgtgcaaaatAAAGTCTGTCTTGTTGACACCAAAAGCTACCTGTTTTTGAGTGTCTCCATCCACATGCAGTCCTCAGGGGGTCCGGAGCTGCGGAGGACAGCATGCCTTCCTGCAGCCCAGGAATGTAAACTTTACTTTGGAGTCCAACAGGAGAAATGCAGTGTTTGCTGTGAAAATGTCATGTCTGTGGTGTAGGAATATTAAGAGAAAAAGtcataaataaagatgaagtACAGCTGGCGGTGATGGGATGACATCTGGCACTAGAACAGAAAAATGTGCTGGCAGGGAGGGTTTTCTGTATtcttgtaaatattgatgtttttctgagaAGGAAGTGCCTCTCAAATAAGTGACAGGATGTTCCATGCTGAGAAGAAACTCCTGCATTCACCTGCCACTTCAAAGTCCAAATTCTAAGctcacacactgaaaaaaataaaaaaaataataaaaaaaaatcccaaa
The sequence above is drawn from the Melanotaenia boesemani isolate fMelBoe1 chromosome 22, fMelBoe1.pri, whole genome shotgun sequence genome and encodes:
- the stx7l gene encoding syntaxin-7 isoform X1 is translated as MAYQAGNPEEPSVLVQNISSNIQRITLLTSELQRGVNLLGTEQDSSQLRQTLQQKQQEGNHLAKVTDKLMKAFSALPCGPDQRQRKLQKERLLNDFSAALNTFQRTQRQAAQKEREFVARVRASSRVSGGQPEDNFGNVPQNYSQVQAQTEAITEEDLRQIHERESSILQLESDITDINDIFKDLGMMVHEQGDMIDSIEANVENADGNVQSATQQLARAADYQRSSRKKMCILMIILAVAAVVVGLIIWGATKN
- the stx7l gene encoding syntaxin-7 isoform X2, which produces MAYQAGNPEEPSVLVQNISSNIQRITLLTSELQRGVNLLGTEQDSSQLRQTLQQKQQEGNHLAKVTDKLMKAFSALPCGPDQRQRKLQKERLLNDFSAALNTFQRTQRQAAQKEREFVARVRASSRVSGGQPEDNFGNVPQNYSQVQAQTEAITEEDLRQIHERESSILQLESDITDINDIFKDLGMMVHEQGDMIDSIEANVENADGNVQSATQQLARAADYQVRGAPGRRCVFL